The Ahaetulla prasina isolate Xishuangbanna chromosome 3, ASM2864084v1, whole genome shotgun sequence genome window below encodes:
- the REM1 gene encoding GTP-binding protein REM 1 isoform X2: protein MTLNIQRGNTGGPCQRRASTPLPASHRERLDPRSRRAELCHPPLGQSLSCEPRARLPEPCGAWRSESSSSEESCGSLYHVVLLGDPGVGKSTLVSLFAEVQEKDSLEQQRDDTFERTLSVDGEETTLVVIDPWEAEKRSSGEDNWLHNHCMQVGDAYVIVYSITDRGSFESASELRIQLRRTRQAENLPIILVGNKTDLVRSREVSVEEGRACAVVFDCKFIETSAALQHNVTELFEGVVRQIRLRQDSKEANARRMSLYKRKESLTKKVRRFLDRLVARNNQKVALKTLP from the exons ATGACGCTGAACATCCAGCGGGGCAACACCGGGGGTCCGTGCCAGCGAAGGGCCAGCACCCCTCTCCCGGCTTCTCATCGGGAGAGGCTGGACCCCAGGAGCAGGCGGGCTGAGCTTTGCCACCCTCCGCTGGGACAGTCTTTATCCTGCGAACCCCGAGCCCGCCTCCCGGAGCCCTGCGGGGCCTGGCGGTCCGAATCCTCCAGCTCGGAGGAATCCTGTGGCTCCCTCTACCACGTGGTCCTGCTCGGTGACCCCGGGGTGGGCAAGAGTACCCTTGTGAGCCTCTTTGCCGAGGTGCAAGAAAAGGACTCGCTGGAACAGCAGAGAG ATGACACCTTCGAGCGCACTTTGTCCGTGGACGGAGAGGAGACCACGCTGGTAGTGATTGATCCTTGGGAAGCTGAGAAGCGG TCGTCGGGCGAAGACAACTGGCTGCACAACCACTGCATGCAGGTGGGAGACGCGTATGTGATTGTCTACTCCATCACCGACCGGGGCAGCTTTGAGAGCGCTTCGGAGCTGCGCATCCAACTTCGGAGGACCCGGCAAGCGGAGAACCTGCCCATCATCCTGGTAGGGAACAAGACCGACCTGGTGCGCTCCCGGGAAGTCTCGGTGGAAG AAGGCCGGGCCTGTGCCGTGGTTTTCGACTGCAAGTTCATCGAGACCTCCGCTGCCCTCCAGCACAACGTGACCGAACTTTTCGAAGGGGTCGTGCGGCAGATCCGGTTGCGCCAGGACAGCAAAGAGGCCAACGCGCGGCGCATGTCACTCTACAAACGCAAGGAGAGCTTGACCAAGAAGGTGCGCCGTTTCCTGGACCGGCTGGTGGCGCGCAACAACCAGAAAGTTGCCCTGAAG acattgccataa
- the REM1 gene encoding GTP-binding protein REM 1 isoform X1, with amino-acid sequence MTLNIQRGNTGGPCQRRASTPLPASHRERLDPRSRRAELCHPPLGQSLSCEPRARLPEPCGAWRSESSSSEESCGSLYHVVLLGDPGVGKSTLVSLFAEVQEKDSLEQQRDDTFERTLSVDGEETTLVVIDPWEAEKRSSGEDNWLHNHCMQVGDAYVIVYSITDRGSFESASELRIQLRRTRQAENLPIILVGNKTDLVRSREVSVEEGRACAVVFDCKFIETSAALQHNVTELFEGVVRQIRLRQDSKEANARRMSLYKRKESLTKKVRRFLDRLVARNNQKVALKVRSKSCHDLSVL; translated from the exons ATGACGCTGAACATCCAGCGGGGCAACACCGGGGGTCCGTGCCAGCGAAGGGCCAGCACCCCTCTCCCGGCTTCTCATCGGGAGAGGCTGGACCCCAGGAGCAGGCGGGCTGAGCTTTGCCACCCTCCGCTGGGACAGTCTTTATCCTGCGAACCCCGAGCCCGCCTCCCGGAGCCCTGCGGGGCCTGGCGGTCCGAATCCTCCAGCTCGGAGGAATCCTGTGGCTCCCTCTACCACGTGGTCCTGCTCGGTGACCCCGGGGTGGGCAAGAGTACCCTTGTGAGCCTCTTTGCCGAGGTGCAAGAAAAGGACTCGCTGGAACAGCAGAGAG ATGACACCTTCGAGCGCACTTTGTCCGTGGACGGAGAGGAGACCACGCTGGTAGTGATTGATCCTTGGGAAGCTGAGAAGCGG TCGTCGGGCGAAGACAACTGGCTGCACAACCACTGCATGCAGGTGGGAGACGCGTATGTGATTGTCTACTCCATCACCGACCGGGGCAGCTTTGAGAGCGCTTCGGAGCTGCGCATCCAACTTCGGAGGACCCGGCAAGCGGAGAACCTGCCCATCATCCTGGTAGGGAACAAGACCGACCTGGTGCGCTCCCGGGAAGTCTCGGTGGAAG AAGGCCGGGCCTGTGCCGTGGTTTTCGACTGCAAGTTCATCGAGACCTCCGCTGCCCTCCAGCACAACGTGACCGAACTTTTCGAAGGGGTCGTGCGGCAGATCCGGTTGCGCCAGGACAGCAAAGAGGCCAACGCGCGGCGCATGTCACTCTACAAACGCAAGGAGAGCTTGACCAAGAAGGTGCGCCGTTTCCTGGACCGGCTGGTGGCGCGCAACAACCAGAAAGTTGCCCTGAAGGTCCGTTCTAAGTCATGCCACGATCTTTCTGTGCTGTGA